A DNA window from Brassica napus cultivar Da-Ae chromosome C1, Da-Ae, whole genome shotgun sequence contains the following coding sequences:
- the LOC106375326 gene encoding carotenoid cleavage dioxygenase 8, chloroplastic: MASLITAKAIMSHHHVLSSTRITTLCSDKAIDNQQRKTKLQISHRFFSRRTISAAVINSASPVPKKETVEDERRCHVAWTSVQQEKWEGELTVQGKIPTWLNGTYLRNGPGLWNIGDHDFRHLFDGYSTLVKLEFDDGRIFSGHRLLESNAYKAAKKHKKLCYREFSETPKPSRSNFKNPFSGVGEIVKLFSGESLTDNANTGVIRLGDGRVMCLTETQKGSILVDHDTLDTIGKFKYDDGLCDHMIHSAHPIVTETEMWTLIPDLVKPGYRVVRMEAGSNKREVVGRVKCRSGSWGPGWVHSFAVTENYVLIPEMPLRYSVRNLLRAEPTPLYKFEWCPNDGAFVHVMSKLTGEIVASVEVPAYVTFHFINAYEEDENGDGKATVIIADCCEHNADTRILDMLRLHTLRSSHGDDVLPDARIGRFRIPLDGSKYGKLETAVEAEKHGRAMDMCSINPLYLGLKYRYVYACGAKRPCNFPNALTKVDIVEKEVKIWHEHGIIPSEPFFVPRPGATHEDDGVVISIVSEENGGSYAILLDGSSFEEIARAKFPYGLPYGLHGCWIPKH; the protein is encoded by the exons ATGGCTTCGTTGATCACAGCCAAAGCAATTATGAGTCATCATCATGTTTTGTCCTCAACTAGAATCACTACACTTTGTTCCGACAAAGCCATCGACAAccaacaaagaaaaacaaaactccAAATCTCTCACCGATTTTTCTCCCGCCGAACAATATCTGCAGCTGTAATCAACTCAGCGTCGCCTGTGCCGAAGAAAGAGACGGTGGAAGATGAGAGACGGTGTCATGTTGCGTGGACAAGTGTACAACAAGAGAAGTGGGAGGGTGAGCTTACTGTCCAAGGAAAGATCCCCACTTGGCTG AATGGTACGTATCTAAGAAACGGACCGGGCCTATGGAACATCGGAGACCACGACTTCCGACATCTCTTCGACGGCTACTCCACACTAGTCAAGCTCGAATTCGACGACGGTCGTATATTCTCCGGCCACCGTCTCCTCGAATCCAACGCCTACAAAGCCGCCAAgaaacacaagaagctctgTTACCGCGAATTCTCCGAGACTCCAAAACCGTCGAGAAGCAACTTCAAGAACCCTTTCTCCGGGGTCGGAGAGATCGTCAAACTATTCTCCGGCGAGTCTTTAACGGACAACGCCAACACCGGAGTGATCCGTCTCGGTGACGGACGTGTCATGTGCCTCACGGAGACTCAAAAAGGATCGATTCTTGTCGACCATGATACGTTAGACACGATAGGGAAGTTCAAATACGACGACGGTTTGTGCGATCACATGATCCACTCGGCGCATCCCATCGTGACAGAGACGGAGATGTGGACGTTGATACCTGATCTTGTTAAGCCTGGTTACCGGGTCGTGAGGATGGAGGCCGGGTCGAATAAAAGGGAGGTTGTGGGGCGGGTTAAATGTCGGTCCGGGTCGTGGGGACCCGGGTGGGTTCACTCGTTTGCGGTGACGGAGAATTATGTTTTGATACCGGAAATGCCCCTGAGGTATTCGGTGAGGAATCTGCTTAGAGCTGAGCCGACGCCGCTTTACAAGTTTGAGTGGTGTCCTAACGACGGAGCTTTTGTTCATGTCATGTCCAAACTCACTGGAGAAATC GTGGCAAGCGTGGAGGTCCCTGCATACGTAACGTTTCACTTCATAAACGCATacgaagaagatgaaaatgGAGACGGGAAAGCGACGGTCATCATTGCAGATTGTTGCGAACACAACGCAGATACGCGGATACTCGATATGCTCCGTCTCCACACATTACGTTCCTCACATGGTGACGACGTCTTACCCGACGCTAG GATTGGAAGATTCAGGATACCGTTGGATGGAAGCAAGTACGGGAAACTGGAGACGGCAGTGGAGGCGGAGAAGCATGGGAGGGCGATGGATATGTGCAGCATCAACCCTTTGTATTTGGGTCTAAAGTATCGTTACGTTTATGCGTGTGGTGCTAAAAGACCTTGTAACTTCCCCAATGCCCTCACCAAG GTTGATATTGTGGAGAAGGAAGTGAAGATCTGGCACGAACATGGCATTATACCATCCGAGCCATTCTTTGTGCCTCGTCCAGGCGCAACCCATGAAGATGATG GAGTGGTGATATCGATAGTAAGTGAAGAAAATGGAGGAAGCTATGCGATATTGCTTGATGGAAGCTCCTTTGAAGAAATAGCAAGAGCCAAGTTTCCTTATGGTCTTCCTTATGGCTTACATGGTTGCTGGATCCCCAAGCACTGA